A stretch of the Sinorhizobium alkalisoli genome encodes the following:
- a CDS encoding type II toxin-antitoxin system Phd/YefM family antitoxin, whose protein sequence is MRQFTTRDLSKHISDVTSAAGREPVVLTRHGKPRFVLMSYEHYERMRAGGDPRRGHRVSEMPEEHKELFAAAIDRLANGEGYDAEP, encoded by the coding sequence ATGCGGCAGTTTACGACACGCGACCTCAGCAAGCATATTAGCGATGTTACCTCCGCCGCCGGCCGCGAACCCGTCGTGCTCACCCGGCATGGGAAACCCCGGTTCGTGCTGATGAGCTACGAGCATTACGAGCGAATGCGAGCCGGGGGAGATCCTCGACGCGGCCATCGTGTCTCCGAGATGCCGGAAGAACACAAGGAACTCTTCGCCGCGGCGATCGACCGGCTGGCGAACGGCGAGGGGTATGACGCCGAACCGTGA
- a CDS encoding DUF736 domain-containing protein has product MATTIATLTQKTDGTLEGIFATIRVNAPIAIVPNAGKATEEAPDYRVIHRRTGFEIGAGWNRIARQTGEEYLSVKLEAPEIGVIFGNLAPAPGGDPNRKVILWNNPN; this is encoded by the coding sequence ATGGCCACCACGATCGCAACCCTGACGCAGAAGACCGACGGCACCCTCGAAGGCATCTTCGCTACCATCCGGGTCAACGCTCCGATCGCCATCGTCCCGAACGCCGGCAAGGCAACCGAAGAAGCGCCCGACTACCGCGTCATCCACCGCCGCACGGGCTTCGAGATCGGCGCAGGCTGGAACCGCATCGCCCGGCAGACCGGCGAGGAATACCTCTCGGTGAAGCTGGAAGCCCCGGAGATCGGCGTGATCTTCGGCAACCTCGCTCCGGCCCCAGGCGGCGATCCGAACCGCAAGGTGATCCTCTGGAACAACCCGAACTGA
- the traG gene encoding Ti-type conjugative transfer system protein TraG: MTVRAKLHPSLLLVLVPIVVTAFAVYVVGWRWLALAASLSGKAEYWFLRASPLPALLFGPLAGLLSVWALPLHRRRPVAMANLVCFLAVAGFYGLREFGRLAPSVESGAVTWDRALSYLDMVAVIGAVVGFMAVAVAARISTVVPEPVKRAKRGIFGDADWLPMAAAGKLFPPNGDIVVGERYRVDKEIVHELPFDPNDCATWGQGGKARLLTYSQDFDSTHMLFFAGSGGYKTTSNVVPTALRYTGPLICLDPSTEVAPMVVEHRTRVLGREVMVLDPTNPIMGFNVLDGIEASNQKEENIVGIAHMLLSESVRFESSSGAYFQNQAHNLLTGLLAHVMFSPEYEGRRNLRSLREIVSEPEPSVLARLRDIQEHSQSAFIRETLGVFTNMTEQTFSGVYSTASKDTQWLSLDSYAALVCGNVFRSSDIVTGKKDVFLNIPAPILRSYPGIGRVIIGSLINAMVQADGAFQRRALFMLDEVDLLGYMRVLEEARDRGRKYGVSMMLMYQSVGQLERHFGKDGATSWIDGCAFASYAAIKALDTARNVSAQCGEMTVEVKGSSRNIGWDTKSSASRKSESINFQRRPLIMPHEITQSMRKDEQIIIVQGHSPIRCGRAIYFRRKDMNAATKPNRFVKPFQ; encoded by the coding sequence ATGACCGTGCGAGCGAAACTGCATCCGAGCCTGCTGCTCGTCTTGGTGCCGATCGTCGTCACCGCCTTTGCCGTCTACGTCGTCGGCTGGCGCTGGCTGGCGCTCGCCGCCAGCCTGTCCGGGAAGGCGGAATATTGGTTTCTGCGGGCCTCACCCTTACCGGCGCTTTTGTTCGGACCGCTGGCGGGGCTGTTGAGCGTGTGGGCGCTGCCATTGCACCGGCGAAGACCTGTCGCGATGGCAAACCTCGTCTGCTTTCTGGCTGTGGCCGGCTTCTATGGCTTGCGGGAGTTCGGCCGGCTCGCCCCATCCGTGGAAAGCGGAGCGGTGACATGGGACCGTGCACTGTCCTATCTTGATATGGTCGCCGTTATCGGTGCGGTTGTCGGCTTCATGGCGGTGGCGGTGGCCGCGCGCATTTCCACCGTCGTGCCTGAACCGGTGAAGCGCGCCAAGCGCGGAATCTTCGGGGACGCGGACTGGCTTCCGATGGCGGCGGCGGGAAAGCTCTTTCCGCCGAACGGCGATATCGTCGTCGGCGAGCGCTACCGCGTCGACAAGGAAATCGTCCATGAACTGCCCTTCGATCCGAACGATTGCGCTACGTGGGGACAGGGCGGCAAGGCGCGTTTGCTCACCTACAGCCAAGACTTCGATTCCACCCATATGCTCTTTTTCGCGGGTTCAGGCGGCTACAAGACGACCAGTAACGTCGTGCCGACGGCGCTGCGCTATACCGGACCGCTGATCTGCCTTGATCCCTCGACCGAGGTCGCGCCGATGGTGGTCGAACACCGCACCCGCGTGCTGGGGCGTGAGGTCATGGTGCTCGACCCGACGAATCCAATCATGGGCTTCAACGTGCTCGACGGGATCGAAGCCTCGAATCAAAAGGAGGAAAATATCGTCGGCATCGCCCACATGCTGCTGTCAGAAAGCGTGCGCTTCGAATCCTCAAGCGGTGCCTATTTCCAGAACCAGGCACACAACCTGCTGACCGGCCTTCTGGCGCATGTGATGTTCTCGCCGGAATATGAGGGGCGACGCAATTTGCGCAGTCTTCGGGAAATCGTATCTGAGCCGGAGCCTTCCGTGCTCGCGAGGCTGCGCGACATTCAGGAGCACTCGCAATCCGCTTTCATCCGGGAGACACTTGGCGTGTTCACGAATATGACCGAACAGACCTTCAGCGGCGTCTATTCGACCGCATCGAAGGACACACAATGGCTTTCCCTCGACAGCTATGCTGCACTCGTCTGCGGCAATGTGTTCAGGTCGAGCGACATCGTGACCGGCAAGAAGGACGTCTTCCTCAATATCCCGGCGCCGATCTTGCGCTCTTATCCGGGCATCGGCCGCGTGATCATCGGGTCGCTGATCAACGCGATGGTGCAGGCCGACGGCGCATTCCAGCGGAGGGCACTGTTCATGCTCGATGAGGTCGATCTGCTCGGCTACATGCGTGTTCTGGAAGAAGCGCGCGACCGCGGCCGCAAGTACGGCGTCTCGATGATGCTGATGTACCAGTCGGTCGGGCAGCTCGAGCGGCATTTCGGGAAGGATGGCGCGACCTCATGGATCGACGGTTGCGCCTTCGCGAGCTATGCGGCGATCAAGGCGCTCGACACGGCGCGCAACGTCTCGGCTCAATGCGGCGAGATGACGGTGGAGGTGAAGGGAAGCTCCCGCAATATTGGCTGGGACACGAAGAGCAGCGCCTCGCGGAAATCGGAGAGCATCAACTTCCAGCGCCGACCACTGATCATGCCGCACGAGATCACGCAATCGATGCGCAAGGACGAGCAGATCATCATCGTCCAGGGGCACAGCCCGATCCGCTGCGGGCGGGCAATCTACTTCCGGCGGAAAGACATGAACGCGGCGACCAAGCCGAACCGCTTCGTCAAACCGTTCCAGTGA
- a CDS encoding conjugal transfer protein TraD: MTADRKRDAREKFLLGGIVVRAGLSKADRAFLLGGLLELARVAPGSSEHRRLRDIGEEAFKAAALDGPSTRMTQAAE; encoded by the coding sequence ATGACAGCTGATCGCAAGCGTGACGCGCGGGAGAAATTCCTGCTCGGCGGCATCGTCGTCAGGGCAGGACTGTCGAAGGCAGACCGCGCATTCCTGCTCGGCGGTTTGCTGGAATTGGCAAGAGTCGCTCCGGGCTCCTCCGAGCATCGGCGCCTGCGCGATATCGGCGAAGAAGCGTTCAAGGCAGCGGCGCTTGACGGTCCTTCCACGCGCATGACGCAGGCCGCGGAATGA
- a CDS encoding TraC family protein, whose translation MAVKSSITDIDAQIEKLRERKRSMIAKSAERFARAATKSGLAELEIADEEVDRIFEEIAARFRKGEKKGVDHATASPRRPAIGGTGAPAEVYHDS comes from the coding sequence ATGGCTGTAAAATCTTCGATCACCGACATCGACGCCCAGATCGAGAAGCTGCGCGAGCGCAAACGCTCGATGATCGCAAAGTCCGCCGAGCGCTTTGCGCGGGCGGCGACGAAATCGGGGCTGGCGGAACTGGAAATCGCCGACGAGGAGGTCGATCGGATTTTCGAAGAGATCGCCGCGCGATTTCGCAAAGGAGAGAAGAAGGGGGTGGATCACGCAACTGCTTCGCCGCGTCGACCAGCAATTGGCGGGACTGGAGCGCCGGCGGAGGTATATCATGACAGCTGA